Below is a window of Flavobacterium sp. CFS9 DNA.
GTTCGGCGTATCTTGATGCCCATTCATGATCTGTCAAGTCATCAGGATTAAGACCCATATAGTATCTTAATTGGGCGTTCGCTATTCTGAGCCAGTCATTTTTGTCGACTGCTAATGACTCTACAACTTTTCCAACTCAAACTCTTCAAAGGAGCAGATTGTATCGAGCTGCGGACAAATACCTAAAAACAAAGTATCGTTAGTTTTTATTTCTTCGTCACCAAATAGCCAACATGAGTTTAAAATGTGTTCGTTGAATTTTAACGGATCAGTTGTTCCTACTGTTGAAGCGTAGCTTAATTCTTGACGTGTTGGTTTACGCAAGTAGCATATTTTATCTGCCGCTTTGCTTTTAAGTCCATATACATAAATATGTTCTTTCTTCCATTCGGATATTTGTTCTGGTGTAGCTGTTTTCATTTATTTTTTGTGTTTTAAAACAACACTCCCGAAGGAGTGTTCTAATTAAGATTGCTTTTTGATTGCCAGGGCTATAAACGGAATTGTGACCTCCATAAATTTGTCACCCTGCTTCAATTCTTTTGGGGCTTCAGTAAAAGAAATACCAACGATTCTGTCGGTTATCATAGCACTTCCGGTAGAGGGATCACCGTAAGAAACAACACCATCAAGATTCAACCCCAAAATAGATCCGTTGCCGGCTTTCTCGAGTGCGATTACTTCTGATTGTAAAATTGTGATCTCACCCTCTACAGTTACATTTCCAGTCTGGATGCTGTGCGCATTTCGACCTTTACCAAAAATGGCTTCTTTCTCTGCCTTTTCGGTATATTTAATACCGCGAAAACCTGTGATATCGCGGCCACCTAAAACGAGCGTTAAGTCTGCCCATTCGTATTCTCTCGATGTGAAACTCATAATTATTGACCTGTATTAAATCCGATTGTAAATTGTAAGAATCTGCCATATCCATGTGGACGAACTCTGATTCTTCCTTTGATTGTTGAATCCTGGGCGATGTTATTGGTTACATCGATGATACATTCAACACCTGTATCATTGGCAATTGTAACATCTGCCGAAAGTTCTCCCTTAGAAGTCATTTGCTGTACAATTACCCTCTCTACTTCCGCTTCAAGTGCCTTTGCATAAGCGGCCTGTATTTTACCTTCGTTTGTCAGTGGAACCGTATCCAGGATAAAATCAGTTAATGCTTGATTGGCCAAAACATAAGCTTTGTCAATTACACGTCTTCGCGTAAGAAAATGATAATCGTCAGATACTTCTGTTGCAAGCATATCATCTACAAAAAAGTAACCGCTCTTTCCTGTGTGAGTGGTTGGAGTGATGAAACCTTTATCATAAATAGCGTCAATGTTTGCCTGTTCAACAGGTGTATCAACAATGTAAAATTCTAATGGTTTTAAAGCACCATCGCGAACGCGACCTACATTTATATGAACCTGATTACTCGCAATTCTGCCCGCTAAAACACCTACTGCGGCACCTTTGGAAGCGGTTATTCCGGTTCTTTTTTCTGTATCTCCAATCAGCACAGCAACCCTGTTAAAAGTGGTGTCCGTGAAACCTACCAGATCAGCCACAACACCTGTAAAATTGTAAGCTTCAATGATAAATACAACAGGTTGTGTTTTCTCAACTGTAAATTCCTCAGCAATTGCCTGAGCTGCTGCGAGTGTCGCAGGAAATCCTTGTCTTAATCCTCCGGTTGTTACCGTTTCGGCCACCGATGGTGCATATTTTAAAACAACAAAACGGATTCGTCTGTTTGAAGCTGTTAAAACCTCTCTACTGACCGTTACCAACTCATCGAGTGTTTTCGTTTTAGCCACTCCATAAAGCCAAAGTTCGCTGCCGTTTCCTGCTTCAGCGTAAAACTCTTTTATAGTTTTGTGTAGTTCATAGTTTCCTGCAACTGTTGGAATTATGCCTAAAGTTTCTGCCTCTTCCAAAGAATAGACAGTATATGCTTTGCCTAGGGCAAAGCTTCCATTTGCAACGGCACTGGAAACAATTACACAAATGCCGTCAGGACTTGTGGCTACTGTTCCTATATTGCCGTTTTCAAATGATATGTTTACACCTGGTTTTGCCATTATTTACCTTTTTTTGCGTTGCTCTTTTTTTCGTCAGCAGATACTTCTTCAACTGAAGCTGCATTTATAACAGCCTGAGTCTCTTCAACAGAAAGAACCGGAATGTTATTTAGATCAATTTCACCACCAATTCCTTCAACCAAAATATTTTCAGAACCGTCTGCGTTTGCTGTAATTGGAGTTAAAGGCTCATTTGTAGCCTGACCAACTTTTTCACCGCTGAAATCAGCAACAATACTATCTAAGGGGGCATCTGAGTTTAAGAAGTTGCCTTCAGCTTCATTTTTAAACTGATCTGCTGAAAATGATTTCAGACCGTCAATTAATTTTTTACCTAAGTCACTTTCCGAAAAATCGTCTTGATCTTCGTCCAGATCGTCCAAAAGATTTTCATAGTCAGAGGGATTCACAACCAGTTCAACTGTCTTGTCTTGCAAGGTTTTTGCGTGATTCTTTGCGTCGCTCTCTTTGAAAAAAGAT
It encodes the following:
- a CDS encoding DUF2586 family protein, with the translated sequence MAKPGVNISFENGNIGTVATSPDGICVIVSSAVANGSFALGKAYTVYSLEEAETLGIIPTVAGNYELHKTIKEFYAEAGNGSELWLYGVAKTKTLDELVTVSREVLTASNRRIRFVVLKYAPSVAETVTTGGLRQGFPATLAAAQAIAEEFTVEKTQPVVFIIEAYNFTGVVADLVGFTDTTFNRVAVLIGDTEKRTGITASKGAAVGVLAGRIASNQVHINVGRVRDGALKPLEFYIVDTPVEQANIDAIYDKGFITPTTHTGKSGYFFVDDMLATEVSDDYHFLTRRRVIDKAYVLANQALTDFILDTVPLTNEGKIQAAYAKALEAEVERVIVQQMTSKGELSADVTIANDTGVECIIDVTNNIAQDSTIKGRIRVRPHGYGRFLQFTIGFNTGQ